The following proteins are co-located in the Malus sylvestris chromosome 13, drMalSylv7.2, whole genome shotgun sequence genome:
- the LOC126596307 gene encoding protein CDC73 homolog: protein MDPLSTLRDFTIRGELDKIVRVNDEFRFGSEYSFPCHAETAYRSKQGNLYTLETLLYYVNNHQIKHTDYIQCARTQGIPSVTFPDRKPLLDYLTGKISSSDSIEFILPPQNEAIHHPKIPTALDSASNGNHISNDNGDYAALDSRVFTQIETPVDYMSLICSSERPLKDREGLLECKGRNFYAVLTSATKREEERQRIESQQRKDGLVAKSRLMGSDERGLTGFGDESGYDPNTKPKLHLKGGKVGEGVPIILVPSAFQTLITIYNVKEFLEDGVYIPTDVKVKQMNGAKPDCVTVQKKFSRDRDRVVTAYEVRDKPSALKAEDWDRVVAVFVLGKEWQFKDWPFKDHVEIFNKIMGFFMRFEDDSVESAKIVKQWNVKIISISKNKRHQDRAAALEVWDRLEEFVRSRSHS from the exons ATGGACCCGCTCTCCACCCTCCGCGACTTCACAATCCGCGGCGAGCTCGACAAGATCGTCCGGGTCAACGACGAGTTCCGGTTCGGTTCCGAGTACAGCTTCCCCTGCCACGCCGAGACCGCCTACCGCTCCAAGCAAGGCAATCTCTACACCCTCGAAACCCTCCTTTATTACGTCAACAACCACCAAATCAAGCACACCGACTACATCCAGTGCGCCCGCACCCAGGGGATCCCCTCCGTCACTTTCCCCGACCGCAAGCCCCTCCTCGACTACCTCACCGGAAAGATCTCTTCCTCCGACTCCATCGAGTTCATCCTCCCTCCCCAGAACGAAGCCATACACCACCCAAAAATCCCTACCGCCCTCGATTCCGCCAGCAACGGTAACCACATCAGCAACGACAACGGCGATTACGCCGCTTTGGATTCTAGGGTTTTCACTCAAATTGAGACGCCGGTGGACTACATGTCTTTGATTTGCTCCAGCGAGAGGCCGTTGAAGGACCGCGAGGGGTTGCTGGAGTGTAAAGGCAGGAACTTTTACGCCGTTTTGACTTCGGCGACGAAGAGGGAAGAGGAACGGCAGCGTATCGAGTCGCAGCAGAGGAAAGACGGGCTGGTGGCGAAGAGCAGGCTAATGGGTTCCGACGAGAGGGGCTTGACCGGGTTCGGAGATGAATCGGGTTACGACCCGAATACGAAGCCCAAATTGCACTTGAAAGGAGGTAAAGTTGGGGAAGGGGTGCCCATAATTTTGGTGCCCAGTGCGTTTCAGACGCTGATTACGATTTACAATGTGAAGGAGTTTTTGGAAGATGGGGTTTATATACCCACTGATGTGAAGGTGAAGCAGATGAATGGGGCGAAGCCGGACTGCGTGACGGTGCAGAAGAAGTTTAGTAGGGATAGGGATCGGGTGGTGACGGCTTATGAAGTTAGGGATAAGCCCTCAGCATTGAAGGCGGAGGATTGGGACCGTGTTGTGGCGGTTTTCGTGTTGGGGAAGGAATGGCAGTTCAAGGATTGGCCTTTCAAGGACCATGTTGAGATTTTCAATAAGA TTATGGGCTTTTTCATGCGGTTCGAAGATGATAGCGTGGAGTCGGCAAAGATTGTGAAGCAGTGGAATGTGAAGATCATCTCA attagcaaaaataaacgACATCAAGATAGAGCTGCGGCATTGGAGGTGTGGGACAGATTAGAAGAATTTGTGCGGTCAAGATCACATTCTTGA
- the LOC126596311 gene encoding non-specific lipid transfer protein GPI-anchored 5-like, translating to MAQKFEMSLVLVLVTMFFARAAAQSSCTNVIISMSPCLSYITGNSSTPTSGCCSQLASVVASSPQCLCEVLNGGGSSLGVNVNRTQALALPGACNVQTPPLSQCNAGSPADSPTGAADSPNSPSGNGSKNVPSTQGGSSDGNSIKMSATTQLFLLLAAAYAIFTMC from the exons ATGGCACAAAAGTTTGAGATGTCTCTAGTCCTTGTCCTAGTGACCATGTTCTTCGCAAGGGCAGCAGCACAGTCTAGTTGCACAAATGTGATCATCAGCATGTCACCCTGCCTCAGTTACATCACTGGAAACTCCTCAACCCCTACTTCCGGATGCTGCTCGCAGCTCGCTAGCGTTGTCGCTTCCTCCCCACAGTGCTTGTGTGAGGTTCTTAACGGCGGCGGATCATCTCTGGGGGTCAACGTGAATCGGACTCAGGCTCTGGCATTGCCTGGTGCTTGCAATGTCCAGACCCCACCACTCAGCCAGTGTAACG CCGGTTCTCCAGCTGACTCACCAACAGGAGCAGCAGACTCTCCAAATAGTCCTTCAG GAAACGGATCAAAAAATGTACCATCGACTCAAGGTGGCTCGTCGGACGGAAACTCCATCAAGATGTCTGCTACGACTCAACTCTTTCTTCTCTTGGCTGCAGCATATGCTATCTTCACAATGTGctga
- the LOC126596310 gene encoding uncharacterized protein LOC126596310, with protein MGSHCFRGIGARRGWGLHLPRVDHPVMLFSLYFVSFLFPFSYFLCWVAVFCSRIFFCFLLACLLWFRALLCLLLLGRPLLCSVPLCYVGEPCGFVIVKKLWKYSPSAIQENEAQILQTAKKVSIDELAFLDPDFHKEHNVYFLCFLKILPLHFDLFNETELCCSCYGYVTKYITG; from the exons ATGGGTTCTCATTGTTTTCGGGGGATTGGTGCAAGGAGAGGGTGGGGATTGCATCTGCCACGTGTTGATCATCCTGTTATgctcttttctctctattttgtttcctttttgtttcccttttcatattttctttgttgGGTCGCTGTCTTTTGCTCTCgcattttcttttgctttcttctcGCCTGTTTGCTTTGGTTTCGTGCGcttttgtgtttgcttcttcTCGGTCGTCCTCTCCTCTGCTCCGTGCCTCTTTGCTACGTCGGAGAGCCCTGTG GTTTTGTGATTGTAAAGAAGCTCTGGAAATACTCTCCCTCTGCAATCCAAGAAAACGAAGCTCAAATTTTGCAGACTGCTAAAAAAGTTTCAATTGATGAATTGGCTTTTTTGGATCCAGATTTTCATAAGGAACATAacgtttattttttgtgttttcttaAAATCTTACCATTGCATTTTGACCTTTTTAATGAAACTGAATTATGTTGTTCTTGTTACGGCTATGTGACAAAATATATCACAGGATGA